A DNA window from Camelina sativa cultivar DH55 chromosome 13, Cs, whole genome shotgun sequence contains the following coding sequences:
- the LOC109128345 gene encoding uncharacterized protein LOC109128345: MAQEDSFSSSLSISQVVTLKLSESNYLLSKTQFESFLSPQMLLGYVNGSITCPSATRPVTTRPVNAVEGPSEEPNPDFVKWIRNDQLVMAWIFGSLTEPALRAVYGMQSAHEVWNALAKKFNRVSTTRKFELQNRLRGCLKIGRTMEEYLSELKQIYDQLDSIGFPMTDLEKIHGLLTGLGKEYESVTTVIEHSMDSVPGPCYEDVVFKVISFDDKLKTYNTAPAVSPHLAFQTEKGYFDRGGSNTRGGRSGSGGGYRGRGNYST; the protein is encoded by the coding sequence ATGGCTCAAGAagactctttttcttcttctctttctatttctcaAGTTGTGACTCTGAAACTGTCAGAGTCCAACTATCTCTTATCGAAGACTCAATTTGAGTCCTTTCTCTCACCACAAATGTTACTTGGTTACGTCAATGGTTCGATAACGTGTCCTTCTGCTACTCGACCCGTAACTACTCGTCCTGTAAATGCTGTTGAAGGTCCTTCTGAAGAGCCTAACCCAGACTTTGTGAAGTGGATTCGTAATGATCAACTGGTCATGGCCTGGATCTTCGGCTCACTAACGGAACCAGCTCTGAGAGCGGTGTACGGTATGCAATCTGCACATGAGGTATGGAATGCTCTAGCTAAAAAGTTCAATAGGGTGTCTACCACTAGAAAGTTTGAGTTGCAGAATCGTTTGCGGGGTTGTCTTAAGATAGGAAGAACAATGGAAGAGTATCTTAGTGAACTGAAACAGATCTATGATCAGCTTGATTCTATTGGATTTCCTATGACTGATTTAGAAAAGATTCATGGTTTACTGACTGGTCTTGGTAAGGAGTATGAATCGGTCACCACTGTTATTGAACATTCTATGGATTCAGTTCCTGGTCCCTgttatgaagatgttgtgttTAAAGTCATCTCTTTTGATGATAAGCTGAAAACGTACAACACTGCTCCTGCTGTTTCGCCTCATTTAGCCTTTCAAACTGAGAAAGGTTACTTTGATAGAGGCGGCTCAAACACCAGAGGAGGTCGTTCAGGATCTGGTGGTGGCTACAGAGGCAGGGGAAACTATTCTACATGA